CTCTTGAGTTGGTCGTACTTTCAGCTAGTCATGGGAAATGGTCCTAGGTCCTTAATTTTGTCCATTAGATGAAAGGACTAGTCTCATAGAATAGCTATAGGCTTGAGGAGCTTGTGCCATAAACAATGTTACTTTGAATGTTGAAACTTTCAATTGACCACTTAAAAgccataactttttaaaaagggATAAGTttattaaaagtcctaaaacttatcacaaaaatataattgagtcctaaaacttataaaaatataatcgagtcataaaacttatcaaataagtgcaatcaagtcataaagtTATCatcattgatttatttaatgaaaaatactaacgtggcatttttaaattaaattttcactCCTTGTTGgcattcttttttattgtttctttttgaaatcttatttaaattagattaagaaactacaaaaaaaaagatttaaaaagaaaaaccttgaaaaaaaaatagaatgaagagaagagaagggcAAGGTAGGCCATGCCAATAGGCGCCACTATTGCCACCCATCTCTGGAGAGGCTAGCGACAACATtttatttgacaaaacaaaacttggaaaaaaattaaaaaagaaaaaagaaagaagagaagagaaggatAGGGCAGGGGCAGGCCACGCCGATAAGCGTCGCTACCGCTGCCAGCCCTCGTTAGGTCCAAATGAGGCCTCACTAGCCCTAGGCCAGGGTGGGCAATGATTGCCACCCCAGATGAGGCCTCGCCAGCCCCAAGTAAAGGTAGACAACCCTCGCCAACCCAAGCGAGCATTGGCGTCACCCAAATTTGAGTGCTCAAGCATGGGTGCAAGCCTAGCGAGGGTCGCCAATCCTCGCAGGGCCAACGAAGGTCGTTGGCCCCTCTAGCAATGAGTGGCATTGGCAGTGGTGCCTACCGGCGTGGCGTGCCTCacccttctcttctctctccctcttttttttttcatttttaataaaattttagctttttttcaatttttaatctaatttaaataatatattaaagataaaacaataaaaatgccaactaggagagagagaaattaatttaaaattgccatgtcaatattttccattaaataaattgacaatatcaactttatgacttaattgcacccatttaagaatttttaggacttgattgcattttttgcaagttgtagaactcaattatattatcataacaagttttagggtttttagtgaatttattccttttaaaaatgttcattCAAGTGGAGAAAATATAATGCTTgtgcaaaacatttttaaaaagttacgatactcaagtgatcaattgaaaCGTTATATAACACCTaagtgattggaaaaaagaaattatgattcTCAAATTAgcataatatgaaaattatgcCACTTgtggtgttttctttttccaaaagaaaaaaaaatagataaatggAAATGTGTTTGgacttaatgaaaaaaaaatgaggcacTAAGATATTTTTAATCGTTTGTTGACATTGTGGCgatcctttttaattttttcaatacaTTTTATTTGGCTAACTACTCTAAAACATATTTTAACAGCAGCAACAAGTTCATGGTATAGTCCGCATCACACACTAAAGTACATCTCATCCAAATGATActagaattttaattaatatctcTTGCTTATTTTAAgttaatatcaatttttttttctctagagATGTCAAAATATGGGGTCACTAGTGATTTGCTATTGTGACGTGAATACCTATAAAACATATTAAATATTGTATGTACTTTATATGGTGATTTAATACATATGACAATTTATATACCACATTATCTTTTTACTGGAGAATAAATCCATATGGTGAGGTATGGATACACATCAAATAAAATTTGCTATGAACTCTAGCGGAGAATTCTACCAATGtggatatttattttgttataatttcTTGCATATCAGTTCTTTCGTGAAAATTTAGGTCAACAAcgatatttaaattaaaactatatatattgtgtgtttgtttcatgtacataagtaatttgaaaaacattttttgaaagataattatttgtattatttaaaaatataaatgaattgaaaatttttcatcGTGCACTAAAATATTTaggcataaattattatcgataatgaaaagtaatataaatagttatttttcgaaaaatattattttaagtaacttattttttgtgaaataaatgtaccctaaatattattttaaattcgCGTAATGAGCATCTTGTTTGTCTGTAATATTTATGAACAAATAAAGGTAGACCGATGACGTTTGATTGGTGACGCCACGATACTCATTGGATAGCATAGGCATTCTTCGTCAAAATAGCCGGGCAGAGTCTTCCGATCCACCTTTCTTGTACTCCTGATCACTAAAGCTCCTTTTCCTCTGTGAAAgaaacaagagaggaaaaagagccCTCTCTCAAAGCTTTGACGCCCATTTCCATTTCTTGATTCTGCTTCTCatctgcgagagagagagagagaggaaatctGTCATGGCTACTGAAGTAGCTGCTTTCTTGCTCAAAGAGAAGCTGCAGAATCTCAGAGCTGACCAAACCATAATCTACCCAAAACTGAAGGGCAGAATCAGCACTGCCATCAACAATCTGCAGCAGCTCTTGACCTTCGGTAAAGACACGGCAGAGGACCAAGAAAGCGAGAAGACCAAACTCTTGTCTACCATCTACAGTGCAGAGGACACCATTGATACCTACCTCCTGAGAAGAGCCCAGCAGAAGCTCAATTGGAGCCAGAAGGAAGTGAGCAAAGGGTTGAAGAAGTTCAACGGTGAGCTCATGCGCTTGTCCTTTTTCTCTTCACCCAACAAAGATCAGCCTCAACCTCAACCTCTTCAAAGCGAAGTTCTGGGAAATGTTGGCAGTGCCACCTCTCCTGAAGGAGGAAGCACCCGCCGTTGGGAAAGGATCTCTCAACTTCTTGACATGGAATCAGAGGCTGTGGTTCGGAAGCAGGACATGGAAGAGCTTGTGAAGGACTTGATTCCTCTGCCTCAGGAAGAACAAGAATTGAGGGTTCTTCCTGTGGTTGGCCCGGGAGGCTCAGGCAAGACGACGATGGTGAGATTGATTTGTGACAGGGTCGACGTCAAGCAGCACTTCGAGTGCCGCGCCTGGGTCTGCGTGTCCAGGGACTTCAAGTTCAGAGATGTGGTGGTTGACCTGATAAGGCAGGTCTCCATAACCCAGTCGAGTGGGATAGACCGTATGGGGGATGACATCTTGGCTGAGATGCTTCTCAAGGCTTTGATGGAGAAGAGGTATTTGATTGTGTTGGATGATGTTTGGAAAGTTGAGGTTTGGCACAAGCTGACGATCTCCTTACCAGATTTGCAAAACGGAAGCAGAGTGATTGTCACCACTCGTTCTGATGAAGTAGCTGAATTGGCTGATCTGTGGGGCAATCCGTTACAGCTGCACCGGATATGCGATTTCGAAAGATGGGAATTGTTGAAGAAGCAAGTTGGTAAACGTGAGGCGGAATTGGGCAAATTTAAGGGCGAGATCATGGCAAAGTGCCATTATCCTCTGGACATAGTTATAATGGGTGGGATTTTATCAGCCACAGAGTCCAGCGACTGGCCTAGAATAATTGCCAAGCTTCCTTCTCCTGGTGAAGGCCGGTCGACATCGTTGGACATCGTGTCTTTGAGCTTCCATGAGTTGCCGCCACGGTTGAAGGTATGCTTTTTGTATCTCGATCTCTTTCCGAAAGCATTAGAGGTCCCCGTTCGGAGATTGTTGTGGTTGTGGCTTTCGGAGGGTTTCTTGAGTCCAACGCCTGCCGAGCGAGAAAAGAAGCTTGAACCTGAAGATCTAGGCGACATGTGCTTCGAATTGCTGGTCCGGCGGAAATTGAT
The window above is part of the Eucalyptus grandis isolate ANBG69807.140 chromosome 6, ASM1654582v1, whole genome shotgun sequence genome. Proteins encoded here:
- the LOC104449399 gene encoding disease resistance protein RPP13 encodes the protein MATEVAAFLLKEKLQNLRADQTIIYPKLKGRISTAINNLQQLLTFGKDTAEDQESEKTKLLSTIYSAEDTIDTYLLRRAQQKLNWSQKEVSKGLKKFNGELMRLSFFSSPNKDQPQPQPLQSEVLGNVGSATSPEGGSTRRWERISQLLDMESEAVVRKQDMEELVKDLIPLPQEEQELRVLPVVGPGGSGKTTMVRLICDRVDVKQHFECRAWVCVSRDFKFRDVVVDLIRQVSITQSSGIDRMGDDILAEMLLKALMEKRYLIVLDDVWKVEVWHKLTISLPDLQNGSRVIVTTRSDEVAELADLWGNPLQLHRICDFERWELLKKQVGKREAELGKFKGEIMAKCHYPLDIVIMGGILSATESSDWPRIIAKLPSPGEGRSTSLDIVSLSFHELPPRLKVCFLYLDLFPKALEVPVRRLLWLWLSEGFLSPTPAEREKKLEPEDLGDMCFELLVRRKLIEVTKWKLDGTPKTCCMSGGIHDIFSPQSVGSGLYYIHDNKSGPPKGYNIRRLVEYLEIEEISNNYVDENLRSFVVFNNKRRGKANREIGTFLKALVHKKGFALLKVLDLEGVYKPMLSEVVGNLILLRFLGLRSTVLDSIPSAVGELPCLETLDLKHTSVTTLPDSIWKAKNLRHLYLNEVHVDAFFQKLTKGSLSSLQTLRGLRVGNEKVVTRGLDRLVNLRKLGLMCHEKSVKSVLNWVRLLPNLHSLKLRSIDEFGKSSKIELESLEEQTKLCNLYLLGKLVNPVNLRRVLPLCIRNLTLSMLALKEDPMPVLGKLPELSILRLLADSYLGSKMTCDVGGFPKLRVLKLWMLDELRNWKVEDGTMPILQEVEIRGCDQLSMIDGIKHLQSLKELTLTGMPESFTKEIRGIERKVYIKVNCWKLSRPGKLGAH